In a genomic window of Saccharothrix sp. HUAS TT1:
- a CDS encoding universal stress protein, which yields MSNRALPAPQPVVTVRDGSAWGEAALRWAEAHASLVGAPLEVHEPSPDQVHDLLLASTRADVVVIGHRADDGRSFGLARIVLPLVQHAASDVVVVRGTPEALHGAHGRVTALITGDEHDEPALTRAIDLAARHGAALRVLHAAPPLTVRADNPGVLIAHVDQALRGVRHTSVLARMHPNEAIARYADTDLLVLGDRGPTARTALHHARCPVLVAHRVPEELRRHGVRRPERGSARTT from the coding sequence ATGAGCAACCGAGCACTCCCCGCACCTCAACCGGTCGTCACCGTCCGCGACGGTTCCGCCTGGGGCGAAGCCGCGCTCCGCTGGGCCGAGGCGCACGCCTCGCTGGTCGGGGCGCCGCTGGAGGTGCACGAGCCGAGCCCGGACCAGGTGCACGACCTGCTGCTGGCCAGCACCCGCGCCGACGTGGTCGTGATCGGGCACCGCGCCGACGACGGCCGCTCGTTCGGCCTGGCCCGGATCGTCCTGCCGCTGGTCCAGCACGCCGCGTCCGACGTCGTCGTGGTGCGCGGCACGCCGGAGGCGCTGCACGGCGCGCACGGCCGGGTCACCGCGCTCATCACCGGCGACGAGCACGACGAGCCGGCGCTGACCCGCGCCATCGACCTGGCCGCCCGGCACGGCGCCGCGCTGCGGGTGCTGCACGCCGCTCCGCCGCTGACGGTGCGCGCCGACAACCCGGGCGTGCTCATCGCCCACGTCGACCAGGCGCTGCGCGGCGTCCGGCACACCTCCGTGCTGGCCCGCATGCACCCGAACGAGGCCATCGCCCGCTACGCCGACACCGACCTGCTCGTGCTGGGCGACCGGGGACCCACCGCGCGCACCGCGCTGCACCACGCGCGGTGCCCCGTCCTCGTGGCGCACCGCGTCCCGGAGGAGCTGCGGCGCCACGGTGTGCGCCGCCCCGAGCGCGGATCGGCTCGCACCACGTAA